From a single Dendropsophus ebraccatus isolate aDenEbr1 chromosome 8, aDenEbr1.pat, whole genome shotgun sequence genomic region:
- the MARVELD1 gene encoding MARVEL domain-containing protein 1, with protein sequence MSAQATRSSLSANKTFLRSFPGVLRLLQLTIGAALWITIASNYYSGAVHFVLFVAVFFWLLTLLFFFLTLLDKQDLVPLLGGEHWLLTNLIYDALATVLHLAATIVMATYTDRYSYCTLEGYQHRCPYNTYLAASVFSSLGSLLYLLTTVFFIYKKCTGGQSII encoded by the coding sequence ATGTCTGCCCAAGCGACCAGGAGCTCCCTGAGTGCCAACAAGACTTTCCTGAGAAGTTTCCCTGGAGTGCTGAGACTCCTGCAGCTGACCATTGGGGCTGCCCTATGGATCACCATCGCCTCCAACTACTACAGCGGGGCAGTGCACTTTGTCCTCTTTGTGGCTGTCTTCTTCTGGCTCCTCACCCTGCTCTTCTTCTTCCTCACCTTGCTGGACAAGCAGGATCTGGTGCCCCTCCTAGGAGGGGAGCACTGGCTGCTCACCAACCTCATCTATGATGCCCTggccacagtgctgcacctggcTGCCACCATCGTCATGGCCACCTACACAGACCGCTATTCCTATTGCACCCTGGAGGGATACCAGCACCGCTGCCCATACAATACTTACCTGGCAGCCTCTGTATTCTCCAGCCTGGGCAGCCTCCTGTATCTGCTCACCACCGTCTTCTTTATATACAAGAAGTGCACAGGGGGGCAGAGCATTATATAG